The following are encoded in a window of Chloroflexota bacterium genomic DNA:
- a CDS encoding PIG-L family deacetylase, which translates to MTTTDNNEEQFSRGMVVIAHADDAEYGCSGTVAKLCAEGWEMVYVMCTDGSKGSSDREITQAELAAIRRQEQINAGKVLGLKDVVFLDYEDSLLQPTLELRKDITREIRRHKPDVLITMYPMRNLDGGFGVGHPDHIAAGEAALQAVFPTARDHMTFPDLLEAGFEPHKVAEVWIMGHPEPDLFVDVTQHMDTSINALMEHVSQMDGHDAAWAHERMGAWKRERGKGMGIQFAEAFKRIKFRR; encoded by the coding sequence ATGACAACTACGGATAATAACGAAGAACAATTTTCGCGTGGTATGGTGGTTATAGCGCATGCCGACGACGCAGAATACGGCTGCTCCGGCACGGTGGCGAAGCTTTGCGCCGAGGGCTGGGAAATGGTGTATGTGATGTGCACGGACGGCAGCAAGGGCAGCAGCGACCGCGAAATCACGCAGGCGGAACTCGCCGCAATTCGCCGCCAAGAGCAGATTAACGCGGGCAAGGTGCTCGGTCTCAAGGATGTGGTGTTTCTAGACTACGAGGACAGCCTGCTGCAGCCCACGTTGGAGCTGCGCAAAGACATCACGCGCGAGATACGCCGCCACAAGCCTGATGTGCTCATCACGATGTACCCGATGCGCAACCTGGACGGCGGCTTTGGCGTCGGGCATCCCGACCACATCGCGGCGGGCGAAGCCGCGCTGCAAGCCGTATTCCCCACCGCGCGCGACCACATGACATTCCCCGACCTGCTAGAGGCAGGCTTCGAACCGCACAAAGTCGCCGAAGTTTGGATTATGGGTCATCCGGAGCCTGACTTGTTTGTGGATGTAACGCAGCACATGGACACTTCCATCAACGCGCTGATGGAGCATGTGTCACAGATGGACGGGCACGACGCGGCTTGGGCGCACGAGCGCATGGGCGCATGGAAGCGCGAACGCGGCAAGGGCATGGGCATTCAATTCGCCGAGGCGTTCAAGCGCATCAAATTCCGCCGCTGA
- a CDS encoding acyl-CoA dehydrogenase: MLDYYQIADALSPEDKQTQTVARDFMEAEAAAGVLDWWESGEFPKHLVPKFGEMGFLGANLPVEYGASGIGNVAYGLIMYELERIDSGFRSFASVQGALVMYPIYRYGSEEQKHEYLPQLAAGSMVGCFGLTEHDGGSDPGAMKTRARKDGESYILNGVKMWITNGNIADIAIIWAKDDDDVVRGFIVPTDTLGFQANEIKHKMSMRASVTSELVMDEVRIPASQMLPATRGLSAPLSCLTQARYGIAWGALGSLEAVYEDALSFSQSRSTFAKPIASRQLVQTKLVDMITDHTNGLLLAWRLGEMKDAGTMNHTHVSMAKRRNVRAALDAARSSREILGGSGITLEHPTIRHMLNLETVDTYEGTYDVHTLILGRDITGHNALV; the protein is encoded by the coding sequence ATGCTCGACTACTATCAGATAGCGGATGCGCTTTCGCCGGAGGATAAGCAGACGCAGACGGTCGCGCGCGACTTTATGGAAGCCGAAGCCGCCGCCGGTGTGCTGGACTGGTGGGAGAGCGGCGAATTCCCCAAGCACCTCGTGCCCAAATTTGGCGAGATGGGCTTTCTCGGCGCGAACTTGCCCGTCGAGTACGGCGCGAGCGGTATCGGCAATGTCGCGTATGGGCTGATTATGTACGAACTGGAGCGCATCGACTCCGGCTTCCGCAGCTTCGCCAGTGTGCAGGGCGCGCTCGTGATGTACCCGATATACCGCTACGGTTCCGAAGAGCAGAAGCACGAATACCTGCCGCAGCTCGCTGCCGGATCGATGGTCGGCTGCTTCGGGCTGACCGAGCACGACGGCGGCTCCGACCCCGGCGCAATGAAGACCCGCGCGCGCAAGGACGGCGAGTCGTACATCCTCAACGGCGTGAAGATGTGGATTACCAACGGCAACATCGCGGACATCGCCATCATCTGGGCGAAGGACGACGATGATGTGGTGCGCGGGTTCATCGTCCCGACGGACACGCTCGGCTTTCAGGCGAACGAAATCAAGCACAAGATGAGCATGCGCGCATCCGTAACCAGTGAGCTGGTGATGGACGAGGTGCGCATACCCGCGTCGCAGATGCTGCCCGCAACTCGCGGGCTGTCTGCGCCGCTGTCATGCCTGACTCAGGCGCGCTACGGTATCGCTTGGGGCGCGCTGGGTTCGCTGGAAGCCGTGTATGAAGACGCCCTGTCGTTCTCACAGTCACGCAGCACATTCGCCAAGCCTATCGCATCGCGCCAGCTGGTGCAGACGAAGCTGGTGGATATGATTACCGACCACACCAACGGGCTGCTGCTGGCGTGGCGTCTGGGCGAGATGAAGGATGCGGGCACAATGAACCACACGCATGTGTCAATGGCGAAGCGCCGCAATGTTCGCGCCGCTCTGGACGCCGCACGCAGTTCGCGCGAGATTCTGGGAGGCAGTGGCATAACGCTGGAGCATCCGACGATACGCCACATGCTCAACCTAGAGACGGTTGACACCTACGAGGGCACCTACGACGTACACACTCTGATACTGGGGCGCGACATAACGGGGCATAACGCGCTGGTGTGA
- a CDS encoding DUF1330 domain-containing protein yields the protein MAAYVIADVEVTDEALFDEYRKLVPATVESFGGRYIVRGGASEVVEGNQTPHRTVIIEFPSFEQARAWHASDEYANPKQMRIDSTNSNVMIVDGV from the coding sequence ATGGCAGCGTATGTAATCGCAGATGTAGAAGTAACGGACGAGGCACTCTTCGACGAATACCGCAAGCTAGTGCCTGCGACGGTCGAATCATTCGGCGGCAGGTACATCGTGCGCGGCGGCGCGAGCGAAGTCGTCGAAGGCAACCAAACGCCGCACCGCACGGTCATCATCGAGTTCCCAAGTTTCGAGCAGGCAAGAGCCTGGCACGCATCAGACGAATACGCCAACCCCAAGCAAATGCGAATCGACTCCACTAACAGCAACGTGATGATAGTTGACGGCGTGTAG
- a CDS encoding adenylosuccinate lyase family protein codes for MQSEPTSFRVGDPGIHDIFGEASRIQAWLDVEVALAQAQAELGIIPEYAAEEIERKARYELLNMDNIREGLARTGHPLVPMVWELDRICDGDAGGYIHWGATTQNITQTGKLLNMRRAHNVFLSQIADLLTQLADLAEETKDAALPGRTHGQHAVPATYGYKVSVWIDELCRHVDRLRGCESRVFVAMLGGGAGTLASLGEIGLEIQDGIAERLGMSSMSNPSRTIGDHLTEYITILALLAATCSKIGREVYTQMKQEFGEVEEPVPEGTVGSSTMPQKRNPKLAQDIVAGAAQVRAIVPLALEAMQTEHEADRTTSVMIDKALNDACVLTGDILQRMVSLFDGIRVFPERMRQNLDLSGGLIMSEAIMLELGRQLGRQKAHDAVYEAAQASFIEGRSFAECLAEEPEVSANLTAEQIQSLLDPTAYTGVCSVFAERGAKQAREVAAALRA; via the coding sequence ATGCAAAGCGAACCTACCTCGTTCCGTGTCGGCGACCCCGGCATCCACGACATATTCGGCGAGGCGTCGCGCATACAGGCTTGGCTCGATGTCGAAGTCGCGCTCGCGCAGGCTCAGGCAGAACTCGGCATCATCCCGGAATATGCCGCAGAAGAGATCGAGCGCAAGGCGCGGTACGAACTTCTAAATATGGACAATATCCGCGAAGGTCTTGCGCGCACCGGGCATCCGCTCGTGCCGATGGTCTGGGAGTTGGACCGTATCTGCGATGGAGACGCCGGCGGATATATCCACTGGGGAGCGACCACGCAGAACATCACGCAGACGGGCAAGCTGCTGAACATGCGGCGTGCGCATAACGTGTTCCTGAGCCAGATTGCCGATTTGCTGACACAGCTCGCAGACCTTGCGGAAGAGACGAAGGACGCCGCATTGCCCGGCCGCACGCACGGACAGCACGCCGTTCCCGCTACATACGGCTATAAGGTGTCCGTGTGGATCGACGAACTGTGCCGCCATGTGGATCGTCTGCGCGGTTGCGAAAGCCGCGTGTTCGTCGCGATGCTCGGCGGCGGTGCTGGCACGCTGGCGTCGCTGGGCGAGATAGGCTTGGAGATACAAGACGGCATCGCGGAACGGCTCGGCATGTCCTCCATGTCCAACCCAAGCCGCACCATCGGCGACCATCTCACCGAGTACATAACCATCCTCGCGCTGCTCGCCGCCACCTGCAGCAAAATCGGCAGGGAAGTCTATACGCAGATGAAGCAGGAGTTCGGCGAGGTCGAGGAGCCGGTTCCGGAGGGAACTGTGGGCAGCAGCACGATGCCGCAGAAGCGCAACCCGAAGCTGGCGCAGGACATCGTAGCCGGCGCCGCGCAGGTACGCGCCATCGTGCCGCTCGCGCTCGAAGCGATGCAGACCGAACACGAAGCCGACCGCACGACGAGCGTGATGATTGACAAGGCGCTCAATGACGCGTGCGTCCTCACAGGCGATATACTTCAGCGCATGGTCAGCCTGTTCGATGGCATACGCGTATTTCCGGAGCGCATGCGGCAGAACCTCGACCTGAGCGGCGGACTGATAATGTCCGAGGCGATAATGCTCGAACTCGGCAGGCAATTGGGCAGGCAGAAGGCGCATGACGCAGTGTACGAAGCGGCGCAGGCGTCGTTCATCGAAGGCAGGTCGTTCGCCGAATGCCTAGCCGAAGAACCCGAAGTAAGCGCAAACCTGACGGCGGAGCAAATCCAATCCCTACTAGACCCAACGGCATACACCGGTGTGTGCAGCGTATTCGCAGAACGCGGCGCCAAACAAGCGCGCGAAGTGGCAGCGGCGCTGCGGGCGTAG
- a CDS encoding CoA transferase: MSAIDYAPSKSGIYQRCVLQAESEMRYDGALSDLRVLDFTHYIAGPYTTKLLADYGADVLKVERPEIGDGARRMGPFPGDVPHIEKSGTFLHLNTNKRSITLNLKSQQAQDIIKRLVKNVDVVVESFRPGQMAAYGLDYAALRAINPQIVVTSISNFGQTGPYRDFRSSDLMIYGMGGEMYSTGLEDREPLKLGENVVLYQAGAIAATATMGAVFAIGSQHVDVSLMETQVGTIDRRMSMLLAYQYNGEISKRSATATAGGYPNGVFICQDGYVQIAGGRNYFDRVVAMMGAPDELLDERWYAPEAQYDPELKDEFSAYFIPWCLERTKREIWQAAQEAGVLSAPINAASDLINDTGIQSRGAFAEIDHPAAGSLLYPGRPFIMQESPWSVRRPAPLLGEHTEEVLTALGYAKDDIEQLRRQGVI; encoded by the coding sequence ATGTCTGCGATAGACTATGCACCGAGTAAATCCGGTATTTATCAGAGGTGCGTCTTGCAGGCAGAATCCGAAATGCGATATGACGGCGCGCTGTCCGACCTGCGCGTGCTGGACTTCACGCACTACATCGCCGGACCGTACACGACCAAGTTGCTGGCGGACTACGGCGCCGATGTGTTGAAGGTCGAACGCCCCGAAATCGGCGATGGCGCGCGCCGCATGGGCCCGTTCCCCGGCGATGTGCCGCACATCGAAAAGAGTGGCACTTTCCTGCACCTCAACACGAACAAGCGCAGCATCACGCTCAATCTGAAGTCGCAGCAGGCGCAGGACATCATCAAGCGGCTGGTCAAAAATGTCGATGTGGTCGTGGAGAGCTTTCGTCCGGGGCAGATGGCGGCATACGGGCTGGACTACGCCGCGCTGCGCGCCATCAATCCGCAGATTGTCGTAACATCCATATCCAACTTCGGGCAGACCGGCCCGTACCGCGATTTCCGGTCATCGGACTTGATGATATACGGCATGGGCGGCGAGATGTATTCCACCGGGCTGGAAGACCGTGAGCCGCTGAAACTCGGCGAGAACGTGGTGCTGTATCAGGCGGGCGCAATAGCAGCTACAGCCACGATGGGAGCGGTCTTCGCGATTGGCAGCCAGCATGTGGATGTGTCGCTGATGGAGACGCAGGTCGGCACGATAGACCGCCGCATGAGCATGCTGCTCGCGTACCAGTACAATGGCGAAATCTCTAAGCGCAGCGCGACAGCCACAGCGGGCGGTTACCCCAACGGCGTGTTCATCTGCCAAGACGGCTATGTGCAGATTGCGGGCGGGCGCAACTATTTCGACCGCGTAGTGGCGATGATGGGCGCGCCCGACGAACTGCTAGACGAACGCTGGTACGCGCCCGAAGCACAGTACGACCCGGAGCTTAAAGACGAATTCAGCGCATACTTCATCCCTTGGTGCCTCGAGCGCACAAAGCGCGAAATCTGGCAAGCGGCACAAGAAGCCGGCGTGCTGAGCGCCCCCATTAACGCCGCGTCCGACCTAATCAACGACACGGGAATCCAAAGTCGCGGCGCCTTCGCTGAAATCGATCATCCCGCCGCCGGCAGCCTGCTATACCCGGGCCGTCCCTTCATAATGCAAGAATCGCCCTGGTCAGTTCGCCGCCCCGCCCCCCTGCTTGGTGAGCACACGGAAGAAGTGCTCACCGCGCTAGGCTACGCAAAAGACGACATCGAACAGTTGCGGCGGCAGGGCGTCATTTGA
- a CDS encoding DMT family transporter, translating to MVFAWAINFVLAKHALDQFDVGPFNFVRFGGMVVVGWLVLLATGGVHPIEPRDRLRLLIVSVVGYCGYVFGFSVGLHLTSAFSASLLLALVPLWIVVFNSLVEHRFPNTVSLAALALASAGVVTFVAARTSLSLGWGDLISLVVAGFYAGYLLLNRPLIDRYPPFTLITYGTTLAALPVLALTTYSIVGQDWSTISSTGWLAMVWVIIGPVFVAWSVWNWVQRHLATTRIAPLLFLVPVISGYAAWLILDEPIQLGQIVGTAAVIGGLILSHRAN from the coding sequence GTGGTATTCGCTTGGGCCATCAATTTCGTGCTGGCAAAGCACGCGCTCGATCAATTTGACGTCGGTCCTTTCAACTTTGTCCGGTTCGGTGGAATGGTTGTCGTGGGTTGGTTAGTGCTATTGGCGACCGGCGGCGTCCACCCAATTGAACCAAGAGATCGTCTCCGCCTTTTGATAGTCTCAGTCGTCGGGTATTGTGGGTACGTCTTCGGATTCAGTGTTGGACTTCACCTCACCAGTGCCTTTTCAGCGTCGCTGTTATTGGCGCTGGTCCCACTGTGGATCGTGGTCTTCAACAGCTTGGTCGAGCACAGGTTTCCAAATACCGTTTCATTGGCTGCTCTCGCTCTTGCATCGGCAGGGGTTGTCACTTTTGTTGCGGCTCGCACGTCCCTGTCACTTGGATGGGGCGATCTTATCTCTTTGGTAGTTGCCGGGTTCTACGCTGGATACTTATTGCTAAACCGCCCTTTGATCGACAGGTATCCTCCTTTCACACTTATCACCTACGGCACGACATTGGCAGCGCTCCCTGTGCTTGCTCTAACCACATACTCAATTGTGGGACAAGACTGGTCCACGATTTCCTCGACGGGCTGGCTTGCTATGGTCTGGGTAATAATCGGGCCCGTTTTCGTTGCCTGGTCTGTGTGGAACTGGGTACAACGACACCTCGCTACCACCAGAATTGCGCCGCTACTTTTCCTCGTTCCGGTAATCAGTGGATATGCGGCCTGGCTGATACTGGACGAGCCCATTCAACTCGGTCAGATCGTCGGAACTGCCGCTGTCATTGGTGGTCTGATTCTCAGTCATAGGGCCAATTGA
- a CDS encoding S8 family serine peptidase, with the protein MRNLLAGINWKSAALLLAAVSALLALMMWMPASSDRAHAQTPDGDGLIFENMDEWLNELARQHANGEFISSTFSGNGITSDGGSVGVIFHTESGTSEGVRDFLLQNGASPGPAFDEFVGANVPVSLLAEASRQDGVNWMQTDFPPRALDDDSDGGEAIRHGVDVWHAAGLKGAGVKIAVIHFGFEGIQDLMGTELPQTVTARCYTGYGAYETAIEHCEKGQAGGTTRLQRIFDVAPDATYYIITITDRVDLYDAAHWMGEEGIDIVNNSIIWIYSGPGDGTSPYFLSELSSVDIAIEGGVTWVMPAGNDAQATWFGAFRDDDDDGYHEFDDGNECNGVEARQPGGWAYVGVIRWEGKWTGPVDPLTNRDLQLQMVDEETSTLLRRSHRSFRVINAPIEYLYFFPAPDRNYCLRVKLVEGTAPNWIQVQSFFGQELEQPSLSGGIVSPAESNNPGMISVGAASPDNPDEIWERSSRGPAPEPWPRGRIKPELVAGLRFDATQPLSMRGTGWAAAYVAGIAALVKQRFPEYSPEEVADYLKSNAEDKGEPGPDNTWGYGQATLPASDAAAPLDPDACIQRIYGSHTIEASWDDNCLSENRPDGDEGTGEGDYYARFYTLAVGAGKRLTIDLTSDHDAYLYLMRGEGREGSIAASNDDSVPYIDFNSRIVIDGLRAGEYTIEATTYEPEKSGAFTLVVQIDDTDTEPEPAPAPSGPFTEFSRGTDHACALRSDGRIACWGDDEHGQASPPAGRFSAVSGGENGSCALRDDGAAICWGIFEVSPSFDDTASGPFTEVSRGADHACALGAAGAITCWGANSHGQASPPDGEFSAIHSSIGGSCALRSDNALVCWGSFDVRP; encoded by the coding sequence ATGCGTAATCTGCTGGCTGGTATAAATTGGAAATCGGCGGCGCTTCTGCTTGCGGCGGTAAGCGCGCTGCTTGCGCTGATGATGTGGATGCCTGCAAGCAGCGACCGCGCTCATGCGCAGACGCCGGACGGGGATGGGCTGATTTTCGAAAACATGGACGAATGGCTTAATGAGCTCGCGCGACAACACGCGAACGGAGAGTTCATTTCGAGCACCTTCTCGGGGAACGGCATCACGAGCGACGGCGGCTCCGTAGGCGTAATTTTCCATACGGAAAGCGGAACTTCGGAAGGCGTGCGGGACTTTCTGCTGCAGAACGGGGCTTCGCCGGGTCCCGCGTTCGACGAATTCGTCGGGGCGAACGTGCCGGTCAGCTTGCTGGCTGAAGCGTCGCGGCAGGACGGCGTGAACTGGATGCAGACAGACTTCCCGCCACGCGCGCTCGATGACGATTCCGATGGCGGAGAAGCAATCAGACACGGCGTCGATGTATGGCACGCCGCGGGACTAAAAGGGGCGGGCGTGAAAATCGCGGTGATACACTTCGGTTTCGAGGGAATTCAGGACCTGATGGGGACGGAATTGCCGCAGACGGTGACGGCAAGATGTTACACGGGATACGGCGCCTACGAGACCGCCATCGAACACTGCGAGAAAGGACAAGCCGGCGGAACCACCAGGCTGCAAAGGATATTCGACGTTGCGCCCGACGCAACATACTACATCATCACGATAACGGACAGGGTGGACTTGTACGACGCAGCGCATTGGATGGGAGAGGAGGGGATAGACATAGTCAACAACTCGATTATATGGATTTACTCGGGACCCGGCGATGGCACATCTCCCTATTTCCTAAGCGAACTCAGCAGCGTGGACATTGCGATAGAAGGCGGAGTTACATGGGTCATGCCTGCGGGCAACGATGCCCAAGCAACTTGGTTCGGCGCATTTCGCGACGACGACGACGACGGCTACCACGAATTCGACGACGGCAATGAATGCAATGGAGTCGAAGCGCGACAACCTGGCGGTTGGGCTTATGTGGGCGTGATTCGATGGGAAGGCAAGTGGACTGGACCGGTCGATCCGCTGACGAACAGAGACTTGCAACTGCAAATGGTCGACGAAGAGACTTCGACTCTCCTCAGGCGGAGTCACCGCTCCTTCCGCGTGATAAACGCACCGATAGAATACTTATACTTCTTCCCCGCCCCGGATAGGAATTACTGTCTCAGGGTGAAATTGGTTGAGGGAACGGCGCCGAACTGGATACAAGTGCAGTCATTCTTCGGCCAAGAGTTAGAGCAGCCTAGCCTTTCCGGCGGCATCGTAAGCCCGGCGGAGAGCAACAACCCCGGCATGATTTCAGTAGGCGCCGCTTCACCGGACAACCCTGACGAAATCTGGGAGCGCAGCAGCCGCGGCCCCGCGCCGGAGCCGTGGCCCAGGGGCAGGATCAAGCCTGAGCTAGTTGCAGGGCTCAGATTCGACGCCACCCAGCCCCTATCAATGCGGGGAACAGGCTGGGCAGCCGCCTATGTAGCCGGCATCGCGGCGCTCGTAAAGCAGCGCTTCCCGGAGTACAGCCCCGAAGAGGTCGCCGACTATCTGAAGTCTAACGCCGAAGACAAGGGCGAACCCGGCCCGGACAACACCTGGGGCTACGGACAGGCGACGCTGCCCGCGTCTGACGCCGCCGCGCCGCTCGACCCGGACGCCTGCATACAGCGGATTTACGGCAGTCACACCATCGAGGCAAGCTGGGACGACAACTGCCTGTCCGAGAACAGGCCGGACGGCGATGAAGGGACCGGCGAAGGCGACTACTACGCGCGCTTCTACACGCTCGCGGTGGGGGCGGGCAAGAGGCTGACAATCGACCTGACCTCGGATCACGACGCGTACCTGTACCTGATGCGGGGCGAGGGCAGAGAAGGCTCGATTGCGGCGAGCAACGACGACAGCGTGCCGTATATCGATTTCAACTCCCGCATAGTGATAGACGGATTGAGGGCAGGCGAATACACGATAGAGGCAACGACGTATGAGCCTGAGAAAAGCGGCGCATTCACGCTTGTCGTGCAGATAGACGATACGGACACCGAGCCGGAGCCTGCGCCGGCGCCAAGTGGACCGTTCACCGAGTTCAGCCGCGGCACAGACCATGCATGCGCCCTGCGCTCCGATGGCAGGATAGCGTGCTGGGGTGATGACGAACACGGCCAGGCATCGCCGCCGGCCGGCCGATTCAGCGCCGTAAGCGGCGGTGAGAATGGCAGCTGCGCGCTGCGCGACGACGGCGCGGCGATATGCTGGGGCATCTTCGAGGTCAGTCCTTCGTTTGACGACACAGCATCGGGTCCGTTCACGGAGGTGAGCCGCGGCGCAGACCATGCATGCGCGCTGGGCGCCGCCGGCGCGATAACCTGCTGGGGCGCGAACTCGCATGGGCAGGCATCGCCGCCGGACGGCGAATTCAGCGCCATCCACAGCAGCATAGGCGGCAGTTGCGCACTGCGAAGCGACAACGCCCTAGTCTGCTGGGGAAGCTTCGATGTCAGACCGTAG
- a CDS encoding reductive dehalogenase: MKLGLRRPAKSHLKQDSETNGHVTAAEMYQVQDSYVRFNQRDHMGSQMIWDARSKAERDKLKVKQRQLTEKGRVGFDASAWSLEYASESLLNLMDFSKNQSDRPANAWQSEIEPSPTGRPETSPEGASQIVRKAAQIFGADQVGFAELDRRWVYSHYFDDETKDAYPIKFSDEPGYERYDQPIRLEDGTRVIPKEMKYVVVMLHEWDKDIDGTEYAPTLLTEGLSTLAYARMAPTLWMTAEFIRGLGYNAIPMANDTALSIPLAVDAGLGQLGRHGLLINPKVGSRCRISKIFTDLPLEPAGAVDSGITEFCNACQKCVPKCGTKAITTGARSFDPLAKSNSEGVLSWKVDAEKCSTFQIRVGSTCSTCVRRCAWTKPPHKMYAIPRFFIRNFRWRWLNKTWVWLDDLAGHGKFDKRTDDFWMADR; this comes from the coding sequence ATGAAACTTGGACTGCGGCGGCCCGCTAAATCTCACTTGAAACAGGACTCAGAAACAAACGGCCATGTCACTGCCGCCGAAATGTACCAGGTGCAGGACTCGTACGTCCGGTTCAATCAGAGAGACCATATGGGTTCGCAGATGATCTGGGATGCCCGCTCCAAGGCTGAAAGGGACAAACTGAAAGTCAAGCAGCGACAGCTCACTGAGAAGGGACGCGTCGGATTCGATGCCTCTGCGTGGAGCCTCGAATACGCATCAGAGTCACTGCTGAATCTAATGGACTTCTCGAAGAACCAGTCGGACAGGCCAGCCAATGCCTGGCAGTCTGAAATAGAGCCCTCACCCACCGGGCGACCCGAAACTTCCCCTGAAGGGGCATCACAGATTGTGAGGAAGGCCGCCCAGATATTCGGGGCGGACCAAGTTGGCTTTGCTGAGCTGGACCGTCGCTGGGTGTACTCTCACTACTTTGACGACGAGACGAAGGATGCCTACCCCATCAAGTTCTCCGATGAGCCCGGGTACGAGCGGTACGACCAGCCCATTCGCCTCGAAGATGGAACTCGGGTCATCCCGAAGGAGATGAAGTATGTGGTAGTGATGCTCCACGAGTGGGACAAGGACATTGACGGCACGGAGTATGCACCGACTCTTCTTACCGAGGGACTCAGCACACTGGCATACGCTCGGATGGCGCCGACGCTATGGATGACGGCTGAGTTCATACGAGGGCTGGGGTACAACGCCATCCCTATGGCTAACGACACGGCCCTGAGCATCCCACTGGCTGTCGACGCGGGCCTCGGCCAGCTTGGGAGACACGGTCTTCTGATCAACCCAAAGGTGGGGTCGCGCTGCCGTATCTCCAAGATCTTCACCGACCTTCCGCTGGAGCCCGCTGGAGCCGTGGACTCGGGAATCACCGAGTTTTGCAACGCATGTCAGAAGTGTGTTCCGAAGTGTGGCACCAAAGCCATCACAACGGGCGCCCGGAGTTTCGATCCCCTGGCCAAGAGCAACTCAGAGGGAGTGCTCTCGTGGAAAGTGGATGCCGAGAAGTGCAGCACGTTCCAGATCCGTGTCGGGAGCACCTGCAGCACGTGCGTCCGCAGGTGCGCGTGGACCAAACCGCCACACAAGATGTATGCGATACCACGCTTCTTCATCAGGAACTTCCGGTGGAGGTGGCTGAACAAGACCTGGGTATGGCTGGACGATCTGGCGGGGCACGGGAAGTTCGACAAGAGGACTGATGACTTCTGGATGGCGGACCGTTGA
- a CDS encoding methylated-DNA--[protein]-cysteine S-methyltransferase, whose product MTMPSEQEMRVALAARDKAYDDRFLFAVTTTGVFCRPSCAARPARPENLRFFPDADSAVASGFRPCKRCRPMDIAPGLSVLVKVAQYIEAHADERLTLGGLSKHAGLSPSYFQRVFKAAFGVSPKVYQDAIRMKRFKVALKEGDDVTGAIFSAGFGSISRVYGEEVRSLGMTPKTYRARGVGETIAYAYRDTALGPIIMAATARGVCFVQFGKDLENLLEQLRAEFPKARLIASAAQDSPELDVWIEALDAHINQGTPRPDLPLDMYGTAFQMKVWRFLLSVREGDVISYGDLAARIEKPKAIRAVASACAANRIGVLVPCHRVLRGNGELGGYRGGVERKRALLDRERRSAVRVK is encoded by the coding sequence ATGACAATGCCATCTGAACAGGAAATGCGCGTAGCACTTGCGGCGCGGGACAAGGCTTACGACGACCGCTTTCTCTTTGCGGTGACTACCACGGGGGTGTTCTGCCGACCCTCGTGCGCCGCACGGCCCGCTCGACCGGAGAATCTACGGTTTTTTCCGGACGCTGACTCCGCCGTGGCTTCAGGTTTTAGGCCTTGCAAACGCTGCCGGCCAATGGACATAGCGCCGGGGTTGAGTGTGCTCGTGAAGGTCGCCCAATACATTGAAGCGCACGCCGATGAACGTCTGACGCTGGGCGGACTCTCGAAGCACGCGGGCCTTTCGCCGTCGTATTTTCAGCGCGTCTTCAAGGCGGCGTTCGGTGTTTCCCCCAAAGTTTATCAAGACGCGATTCGTATGAAGCGCTTCAAAGTGGCGTTGAAGGAAGGTGACGATGTCACCGGGGCAATCTTTTCGGCGGGTTTCGGATCCATAAGTCGAGTTTACGGCGAAGAGGTGCGCAGCCTCGGTATGACACCAAAGACCTACCGTGCTCGTGGCGTGGGAGAGACGATCGCATACGCATATCGGGATACGGCACTCGGTCCCATCATTATGGCAGCCACTGCACGAGGCGTGTGCTTCGTGCAGTTTGGCAAGGATTTGGAGAACCTTCTCGAACAGCTGCGAGCGGAGTTTCCGAAGGCAAGACTTATCGCCTCAGCCGCGCAAGACTCCCCTGAGCTCGACGTTTGGATTGAGGCTCTGGATGCACACATCAACCAAGGCACGCCTCGACCCGACCTGCCGCTCGATATGTACGGGACCGCCTTTCAAATGAAGGTTTGGCGGTTTCTCTTAAGTGTGAGAGAGGGAGACGTGATCAGTTATGGTGACCTTGCGGCACGAATCGAAAAGCCGAAAGCGATTCGAGCCGTTGCTTCCGCTTGTGCAGCCAACCGCATTGGTGTGCTGGTACCTTGCCATCGGGTATTGCGTGGAAATGGTGAGCTTGGCGGCTATCGCGGGGGTGTTGAGCGAAAACGCGCCCTGCTCGATAGGGAGCGACGAAGTGCGGTACGAGTGAAATGA